The following are from one region of the Halomonas qaidamensis genome:
- a CDS encoding antitoxin Xre-like helix-turn-helix domain-containing protein, whose product MSHKNDPQRPTVEGNAKSPLERLKGSVQHYDKPFEPLDSEHWEADLLEPNTAVKPGEVTTHIAPTGTRYIRVREVPPRLQDGFVRYLTGAGCPVVENEDGPLAYEIDWIEWRQHRRPDRIAAHNSAETSVAVMRTFPTIAHEWGLSDTDMAALLEINIDSYRKWAATPLQTSLKAEQLERASNILGIYRSLTLLFPQAEDRQRWLHHLIETDNAPFNGFSPMELMNRGGLSALRSLRSYLDGQRQGGEESIIQ is encoded by the coding sequence ATGTCGCATAAAAACGATCCGCAAAGACCTACTGTCGAAGGCAATGCTAAAAGTCCTCTTGAGCGTTTAAAAGGATCTGTTCAGCATTACGATAAGCCGTTTGAACCGTTGGACAGTGAGCACTGGGAAGCCGATCTCCTGGAGCCTAACACTGCCGTGAAGCCAGGAGAGGTTACGACACACATTGCCCCGACGGGCACTCGCTATATCAGAGTTCGTGAGGTACCCCCAAGGCTCCAAGACGGTTTTGTACGCTATCTCACTGGTGCCGGTTGTCCAGTGGTTGAAAATGAGGATGGCCCATTAGCTTATGAGATCGACTGGATAGAATGGCGTCAGCACCGCCGCCCTGATCGTATTGCGGCGCATAACAGTGCGGAAACGAGTGTCGCAGTGATGCGCACGTTCCCAACTATTGCTCATGAATGGGGGCTGTCAGATACAGACATGGCAGCGCTTCTAGAAATTAATATTGATAGTTATCGTAAGTGGGCAGCCACTCCTTTACAGACAAGCTTAAAGGCTGAGCAGCTTGAACGTGCATCCAATATCCTAGGGATCTATCGGTCGCTAACATTGCTATTTCCTCAAGCAGAAGACCGGCAACGGTGGCTTCATCACTTGATTGAGACTGATAACGCCCCTTTTAATGGTTTCTCTCCCATGGAACTGATGAATCGCGGCGGCTTATCGGCTTTGCGCTCGCTTCGGAGCTATCTTGATGGTCAACGCCAAGGAGGGGAGGAGTCTATTATTCAGTAG
- a CDS encoding three-Cys-motif partner protein TcmP — translation MPSKNGYDWSDFNLPPIIDQHSIAKHEVICDYLKRYIRVFTKNPTIEKFRINLIDGFAGGGRYRLPDTSDIVPGSPLLLLRTMKEAEAEVNASGRRKYFQIDANYYFVEIDEAAFRHLEFSLNEHGYSSRDKIKSLKTGFLDALPDIIADIKRRQRSPRNIFILDQYGYKDVPANTIRSIFKEFPKSTEVILTFSTDSLINYMSNDPRYVSLLAKINLEGLLEKPELQSRKDVSRSRLLIEQLLYEEIKEQCGASFLTPFFIVSPKSNRSYWLIHLSSHPTARNEMLLTHWGSQNTFEHHGGDGLNMMLGYNPTLEALANQETFDFYFDDDANKRVIAALLEEIPKYIGRREGLNVQDLIFDTCNNSPATLSQYKEALFTLQSSKILKILTSSNQQRRVADTINFEDQIVISKQLIFLLP, via the coding sequence ATGCCATCAAAAAATGGATATGACTGGTCTGATTTTAATTTACCTCCAATTATTGATCAGCATAGTATTGCCAAGCATGAGGTTATTTGTGATTACCTTAAGCGATACATCAGGGTTTTTACAAAGAACCCTACCATCGAAAAATTTCGTATAAATTTGATAGATGGTTTTGCTGGTGGCGGTCGATATAGATTACCTGACACCTCAGATATAGTACCTGGATCACCGCTTCTCTTGCTTAGGACGATGAAAGAAGCAGAGGCAGAAGTTAACGCATCAGGTAGACGAAAATATTTTCAGATAGATGCGAATTATTATTTTGTAGAAATTGATGAAGCGGCCTTTAGGCATCTTGAATTTTCGCTCAATGAACATGGATATAGTTCGCGTGATAAAATAAAATCTCTTAAAACAGGTTTTCTTGATGCGCTGCCAGATATTATAGCTGATATTAAAAGGCGTCAAAGAAGCCCAAGAAATATTTTCATATTAGATCAATATGGTTATAAGGATGTACCTGCTAACACGATAAGAAGTATATTTAAAGAGTTTCCGAAAAGCACAGAAGTTATTTTGACTTTCTCGACTGATAGTCTGATTAATTATATGTCGAATGACCCTCGATATGTATCTTTGCTAGCTAAAATTAATCTCGAGGGGCTTTTAGAAAAGCCTGAATTACAAAGCAGAAAAGATGTGTCTAGAAGTAGGCTTCTAATTGAGCAGTTGCTTTATGAAGAAATTAAAGAACAGTGCGGCGCATCTTTTTTGACACCGTTTTTTATAGTTTCTCCAAAAAGTAATCGATCTTACTGGCTAATTCATTTGTCTTCACACCCGACTGCGCGAAATGAAATGCTGCTGACCCATTGGGGTAGTCAAAACACATTTGAGCACCATGGAGGAGATGGTCTTAATATGATGCTTGGGTATAATCCAACTTTGGAGGCTCTTGCTAATCAGGAAACTTTTGATTTTTACTTTGATGATGATGCGAATAAAAGAGTTATAGCGGCACTGCTGGAAGAAATACCTAAATATATCGGGAGACGCGAAGGTTTAAACGTCCAAGATCTGATATTTGATACCTGCAATAACTCACCTGCAACTCTCTCGCAATATAAAGAAGCTCTCTTTACACTACAAAGCTCTAAGATATTGAAAATATTAACGTCATCAAACCAGCAAAGAAGAGTGGCTGATACAATTAATTTTGAGGATCAAATAGTTATCTCCAAGCAGCTAATATTCTTGCTACCTTAA
- a CDS encoding DUF5131 family protein — protein MSSKSSIEWTEHTWNPMTGCTKVSPGCKHCYAEEMAKRLQAMGTPGYENGFELSLLEDRLEQPFRRKKPTKYFVNSMSDLFHEAVPVEFLDRVFDVIRRTPHHTYQILTKRAERMSRYFETIEAPTNAWIGVSVEDKKYGVPRIQHLRDVAATVRFLSVEPLLEDVGPLDLTDIHWVIVGGESGRYARPLKEEWVNQVRQQCEDQGVAFFFKQWGTWGADGKKRNKKANGRELQGKVWDEMPRISALHL, from the coding sequence ATGAGTAGCAAGAGTTCGATTGAGTGGACAGAGCATACGTGGAACCCTATGACGGGATGCACCAAGGTCTCACCGGGATGTAAACACTGCTATGCAGAAGAAATGGCGAAGCGCTTGCAGGCCATGGGGACGCCGGGTTATGAGAATGGCTTTGAGTTAAGTCTTTTGGAAGATCGTTTAGAACAGCCCTTCCGTAGAAAAAAGCCTACTAAATACTTTGTAAATTCTATGAGCGATCTCTTCCACGAGGCTGTTCCAGTCGAGTTTCTGGATCGCGTATTCGACGTAATTCGTCGTACGCCTCATCACACCTATCAAATACTTACCAAGCGTGCAGAGCGTATGAGTCGTTATTTCGAAACTATTGAAGCACCTACTAACGCCTGGATTGGCGTATCAGTAGAAGATAAAAAATACGGTGTACCTAGAATTCAGCACTTACGTGATGTTGCTGCCACCGTCCGCTTTCTATCCGTTGAGCCATTGCTAGAGGATGTAGGGCCACTTGATTTGACCGATATACATTGGGTTATAGTGGGTGGTGAGTCTGGTCGCTATGCTCGCCCACTGAAGGAAGAATGGGTTAATCAAGTTCGTCAACAATGTGAAGATCAAGGCGTCGCTTTTTTCTTTAAACAGTGGGGGACTTGGGGAGCTGACGGCAAAAAAAGAAATAAAAAGGCTAATGGTAGGGAGCTACAAGGAAAAGTTTGGGATGAAATGCCCAGAATTTCTGCATTACATTTATAA
- a CDS encoding three-Cys-motif partner protein TcmP: protein MGKPRQTLWKLDEHSEGKHLVLKSYLDAWFPILSKYNKRLLFIDGFSGPGEYLNGHKGSPLIALEAALLHTHKDVRNQEIIFCFVEDDESRLQHLKDLVAEKYPVLPTKFSIYYANSKFDEAIDELLTLIEEQNSRLAPCFAMVDPFGVSDTPMSILNRLLKNSKSEIYISVMYENINRFLRSKEFEPHLDRLFGSDEWRKAQELNDRKKRKEYLYDLYKKKLKESGASNAIHFDLNKGDRHVYSIFFATGSWMGTDKMKQAIWKIAPEGDFVYRGGAGNELDLSVPNFQPLIQAISDEFSGQWVTTKVIESFVGSDKTIFHSSQYKKNALRPLEERGQLVIHPDDVSKRARRFTYKDNIRFKIS from the coding sequence ATGGGAAAGCCGCGGCAGACGTTATGGAAATTGGATGAACATTCTGAGGGGAAGCATTTAGTTTTAAAGTCTTACCTAGATGCTTGGTTTCCAATATTATCAAAATATAATAAAAGACTACTATTCATTGACGGTTTTTCAGGCCCAGGAGAATATTTAAATGGGCACAAAGGATCTCCACTCATTGCTCTTGAAGCAGCTTTATTACACACACATAAAGATGTTAGAAATCAAGAAATAATATTTTGTTTTGTTGAAGATGATGAAAGTCGATTACAACATCTTAAAGATTTAGTGGCTGAAAAGTATCCAGTGCTCCCCACTAAGTTTTCAATATATTATGCCAACAGTAAATTTGATGAGGCAATTGATGAACTTTTGACGCTAATAGAAGAGCAAAACTCTAGGCTAGCACCCTGCTTTGCAATGGTAGATCCTTTTGGCGTATCGGATACGCCAATGTCAATCTTGAACCGTTTGCTGAAAAATTCAAAGTCAGAGATTTATATTTCGGTGATGTATGAAAATATAAATCGTTTTCTTCGTTCAAAGGAGTTTGAGCCACACCTAGATAGGTTATTTGGCAGCGACGAATGGAGAAAAGCTCAAGAGCTTAATGATCGTAAGAAGAGAAAAGAGTATTTGTATGATTTATATAAAAAGAAGCTTAAAGAGTCAGGAGCTTCGAATGCTATTCACTTTGATTTAAATAAGGGAGACCGGCACGTATATAGTATATTTTTCGCTACTGGTTCCTGGATGGGGACGGACAAAATGAAACAGGCAATATGGAAAATTGCTCCGGAAGGTGATTTTGTTTACCGAGGTGGTGCTGGCAATGAACTTGACCTTTCTGTTCCAAATTTTCAACCCTTAATCCAAGCTATTAGCGATGAGTTTTCTGGCCAGTGGGTAACAACCAAAGTGATTGAATCATTTGTAGGGTCTGATAAGACTATTTTTCACTCATCTCAATACAAGAAAAATGCATTGAGGCCGCTTGAGGAGAGAGGCCAACTTGTTATACATCCAGACGATGTTAGTAAGCGTGCACGTCGTTTTACGTATAAAGATAATATAAGGTTTAAAATAAGCTAG
- a CDS encoding WYL domain-containing protein, whose product MQASRILASYRETCPHNTQPLLGQGRGRYAPTARFKPEVAQLSIEGYFRSVGTRLDHVAVEDTQKDFTNVDPSLFRIIHSAMNHRSAVRILYRSMNHPEGLERVVHPQAFLFAGRRWHIRAFDESTAEHRDFNLACVWQAESAPKNTDTPIDAVWEERVHLELRTHPSLTPGQQLLIRDELFKGAISRRVTIRLALVRYVLKDLDVAEDPKTQQPPEYQLYLHRIEPAEFVA is encoded by the coding sequence GTGCAAGCTTCACGGATTCTAGCCTCGTATCGAGAAACGTGCCCACATAACACGCAACCTCTGCTGGGACAGGGGCGCGGGCGATATGCGCCGACAGCGCGCTTCAAGCCTGAAGTCGCTCAACTGAGCATCGAGGGTTATTTTCGGTCGGTTGGGACTCGACTTGACCACGTCGCAGTCGAGGACACCCAGAAAGACTTTACCAACGTTGACCCATCGTTATTTCGCATAATTCATTCAGCAATGAATCATCGTTCCGCTGTTAGGATCCTCTACCGCTCCATGAATCATCCGGAAGGGCTTGAGCGGGTAGTTCATCCACAGGCCTTCCTCTTCGCCGGGCGGCGGTGGCATATAAGGGCATTTGATGAAAGTACAGCTGAGCACCGTGACTTTAATTTAGCCTGTGTATGGCAAGCTGAATCAGCACCAAAGAATACAGACACGCCCATTGATGCCGTTTGGGAAGAAAGAGTTCACCTTGAGTTACGAACGCATCCTTCTCTAACGCCTGGGCAGCAGCTATTGATTCGTGACGAACTCTTTAAGGGGGCTATTAGCAGACGCGTAACGATTCGGCTTGCATTAGTCCGGTATGTTTTGAAAGATCTGGATGTCGCAGAAGACCCAAAAACTCAGCAGCCACCGGAGTATCAGCTCTATTTGCATCGAATTGAGCCAGCAGAATTTGTAGCTTAA
- a CDS encoding DEAD/DEAH box helicase, producing MTFPARSLSEAITTAQGPLLVPESFQFTLIDNITDVIQSSAEPPCLLRAPTGSGKTFILSRVLGNVSTLHDVLWLWFVPYVTLLQQTLDALATNATELSGQLLSHGLNQQPAPGQVLLSTTSGVSRASWRRAGYDVGGGESLRTPAAFIALARANGMRIGVVVDEAHIALDEATEFGQFVKWLKPRYLAMATATPKSQRINQFLASAGKSSFESFGVSRSDVVKARLNKAYIEAVMYQLGQATHDVTDLKATVIKQAWRRNQHLQRQLVDAGIAMEPLLLVQVENGEGAIESAEKILMHECGIPPHAIGKHSADAPDPVMMSAIANDTSKKVLIFKQSAGTGFDAPRAAVLATTKSVNDPDYAMQYVGRVMRVAKPIRQAYANVEDIPPDFNTAFIYLANAEAQAGYQAAVNNAMAVKSRLEGETEKMVLRNTRSGAQAFTNQTTKQKPLSYALGAPTSHGQGATGSVTEHASPTTPESGIPSSSNNSGHTQGHLFTDEDLDTIVYGEKDVIRPSPLDALTEDELEERLRSFGIRLYRCQRTLPNVPLSLRRENRPNALDMAKITERAATQVPISPSLMREAQLAARDRLKEIERHVEMTQQKVSTQSVRISLDRNALAKQANVVMSRLPNVEQEDRRILVSIMARQAEPHVRDALEDADQDVDESEIQRMCRYAAHWIIRASATKLSEAFWAALAEHAETAEAEALPDALLFAESMPLLSSEKHIYGVLPPDAQQLGELDQHLEYDAQRLMDTATWNLETGVFRTGRFDFTYALNSDELRFAEALDRAEFVTWWFRNPEKKRYAVRVMRGDHKNYFYPDFVVCLTHIPGDPPLQRLVETKHDIKDAVRKARHTPPSYGKVMFLTQDGGHYHIINSDGSLGEEVDFGDLASMREKFKQTIGSVM from the coding sequence ATGACATTCCCCGCCCGCTCACTTTCTGAAGCCATTACAACGGCTCAAGGGCCACTGTTGGTTCCTGAGTCCTTTCAGTTCACGTTGATTGATAATATAACGGATGTAATTCAGAGCAGCGCTGAACCTCCGTGCTTACTGCGAGCTCCTACAGGCTCAGGTAAAACCTTCATTCTGTCACGGGTGCTAGGAAATGTTTCAACGCTGCATGACGTTTTATGGCTGTGGTTTGTTCCCTATGTCACGCTCTTACAGCAGACGCTAGATGCTCTTGCAACCAATGCTACTGAGCTGAGTGGTCAGTTGTTGAGTCATGGTTTGAACCAACAGCCTGCACCTGGCCAAGTGCTTTTATCGACAACGAGCGGTGTCTCTCGCGCTAGTTGGCGTAGAGCAGGCTATGACGTTGGAGGAGGTGAGAGCCTACGAACTCCTGCTGCGTTTATTGCACTCGCCCGCGCTAATGGGATGAGGATTGGTGTTGTCGTTGATGAGGCACATATAGCCTTGGATGAAGCGACCGAGTTTGGACAGTTCGTTAAGTGGCTGAAGCCACGCTACCTAGCCATGGCCACAGCTACCCCGAAAAGTCAGCGGATCAATCAGTTTTTGGCCAGTGCGGGGAAGTCGAGTTTTGAGTCATTCGGTGTCAGTCGATCAGATGTTGTTAAAGCTCGTTTGAACAAGGCATACATTGAAGCGGTGATGTACCAGCTTGGACAAGCAACTCACGATGTGACCGATTTGAAAGCTACAGTCATTAAACAGGCATGGCGTCGCAATCAGCATCTGCAGCGGCAGTTAGTGGATGCGGGAATAGCGATGGAGCCTTTGTTGCTTGTTCAAGTAGAAAACGGCGAAGGAGCTATCGAGTCCGCAGAAAAGATTCTAATGCATGAATGTGGCATTCCGCCCCATGCTATCGGAAAGCACTCAGCTGATGCGCCGGATCCAGTTATGATGTCAGCGATTGCCAATGACACCTCAAAGAAGGTACTGATCTTTAAACAGTCAGCTGGCACAGGTTTCGATGCACCCCGAGCAGCTGTCTTAGCGACAACCAAGTCTGTCAATGATCCTGATTATGCGATGCAGTATGTTGGGCGTGTTATGCGGGTGGCGAAGCCAATACGCCAAGCGTATGCCAATGTTGAAGATATCCCACCCGATTTCAATACAGCCTTTATTTACTTGGCAAATGCTGAAGCGCAGGCTGGCTATCAGGCCGCTGTCAACAATGCTATGGCGGTTAAAAGTCGGCTTGAGGGCGAAACTGAGAAAATGGTGTTGAGAAACACTCGATCCGGAGCGCAAGCGTTCACAAATCAGACAACAAAACAAAAGCCACTCTCGTATGCTTTAGGAGCCCCCACCTCTCATGGGCAGGGCGCAACTGGAAGTGTGACGGAACACGCCTCCCCCACGACACCTGAAAGCGGAATTCCGAGCAGTAGCAATAATTCTGGCCATACTCAGGGCCATTTATTCACAGACGAGGATCTAGACACCATCGTATATGGGGAAAAAGACGTAATAAGACCTTCGCCTCTTGATGCGCTGACTGAAGATGAGCTTGAAGAGCGACTACGCTCGTTCGGCATTCGCCTGTATCGTTGTCAGCGCACACTACCCAATGTGCCATTGTCACTGAGACGAGAGAACCGGCCTAATGCGTTAGACATGGCCAAGATCACAGAGCGGGCGGCGACCCAGGTTCCAATTTCACCGTCTTTGATGCGTGAAGCTCAGCTAGCAGCAAGAGATAGATTAAAAGAAATCGAGCGTCATGTTGAGATGACCCAGCAAAAGGTCTCTACCCAGTCTGTTCGCATTTCTTTGGATCGTAATGCCTTAGCTAAGCAGGCGAACGTTGTTATGTCTCGACTGCCAAACGTGGAGCAAGAAGACCGAAGGATCCTAGTTAGCATCATGGCGCGACAAGCTGAGCCTCATGTTCGGGATGCACTAGAGGATGCGGATCAGGATGTAGATGAGTCTGAAATTCAGCGGATGTGCCGCTATGCCGCTCATTGGATTATACGAGCCAGTGCGACAAAGCTTTCTGAGGCTTTTTGGGCAGCCTTAGCGGAGCACGCTGAGACTGCAGAAGCGGAGGCATTACCCGATGCTTTACTTTTTGCAGAGAGCATGCCGCTGCTGAGCTCTGAGAAGCATATCTATGGTGTCTTGCCACCGGATGCACAACAGCTTGGTGAACTAGACCAACATCTTGAATACGATGCTCAGCGATTGATGGACACGGCTACATGGAATCTCGAAACTGGCGTATTTCGCACTGGACGATTCGATTTCACCTATGCCCTCAACAGCGATGAGCTTCGCTTTGCAGAAGCATTAGACAGAGCTGAGTTCGTAACCTGGTGGTTTCGTAATCCTGAGAAGAAACGCTACGCTGTTCGTGTTATGCGAGGCGATCATAAAAATTATTTTTATCCTGATTTCGTCGTATGCCTCACACACATCCCAGGCGATCCTCCCCTTCAACGACTTGTCGAAACCAAGCATGATATTAAGGATGCCGTTCGAAAGGCCCGACATACTCCTCCTAGCTACGGAAAGGTAATGTTCCTGACTCAAGATGGTGGGCATTATCACATCATCAACTCTGACGGTAGTCTTGGTGAAGAAGTGGATTTTGGCGATCTGGCATCGATGCGTGAGAAGTTCAAGCAAACTATTGGATCTGTAATGTGA
- a CDS encoding site-specific DNA-methyltransferase: MTELDCTMTMKRTELLERLDQLSASELRAWLAQELTQKRLGLAWERDAIEHDKALNGNIVLPAVSSELSHFPECGETGNLIIEGDNFDSLRLLRSTHAGKVRVIYIDPPYNTGAKDWVYNDAYVSKTDRWKHSKWLEFLYQRLLIARELLAPDGVMLISINDENRSRLELLLDEVMPGRRLGTMVWRTRQGSNAKQACFMSADHEHILVYGNAGFAFHGFEKSYAMYSNDDEDPRGAWRTSDLTLGFSYKERPNLYYPLEDPSTGIFYPPNPDRVWVYATEKRLKPGQKVQAKTMEEFIALKQILFPRDDQRVVVWETVNDLLNAIDSGDVPMSGKTPLLRRGLPGLDCFVGVPVGFGRPQFKRYKADLKNKRQPLSSWIVPRFEIDEYDAPSSFVSTTNKEGANGIAEIFGSRVFNYAKPLTLLRHLLDQATGPDDIVLDFFAGSGTTGHAVMELNEKDGGNRKFILCSSTEATKREPDKNICRDICAERIRRVLKARQRDGINNANEGFAYLSLDLVEEADLDFEGMPDHASALVALRKTGLLRSHLEDDDILVAAEDETAAILICRRVTEKTLSQLSQWPAQRLVIYSPRPDSVRSALAEHRTIDSFPLDDAFRRAQSVRKAFEEELIE, encoded by the coding sequence ATGACTGAACTGGACTGCACTATGACGATGAAACGCACGGAACTACTTGAAAGGCTTGACCAGCTATCGGCCTCGGAGCTCAGGGCTTGGTTAGCTCAGGAGCTGACGCAAAAACGTTTGGGTTTAGCGTGGGAGCGAGATGCCATTGAGCACGACAAGGCCTTGAACGGAAATATTGTTCTTCCAGCAGTCTCCAGCGAGTTATCTCATTTTCCAGAGTGCGGCGAGACGGGGAATCTTATTATTGAGGGAGATAATTTTGACTCTCTACGCCTGCTGCGCAGCACGCATGCTGGGAAGGTTCGGGTGATATACATAGACCCTCCTTACAACACGGGAGCAAAAGACTGGGTATACAACGACGCATATGTCTCAAAAACCGATAGATGGAAGCACTCTAAATGGCTTGAGTTCCTATATCAAAGGTTATTGATAGCCAGAGAGCTTCTTGCACCTGATGGTGTGATGCTTATCTCTATCAACGATGAAAACCGATCAAGACTGGAGCTTCTATTGGATGAGGTAATGCCAGGGCGTCGATTGGGAACGATGGTCTGGCGAACCCGTCAGGGTTCCAATGCTAAGCAGGCGTGCTTCATGAGCGCGGATCATGAGCATATCTTAGTTTACGGTAATGCTGGTTTCGCCTTCCATGGCTTTGAGAAAAGCTACGCAATGTATTCGAATGATGACGAAGATCCTCGTGGTGCTTGGCGTACAAGTGACTTAACACTTGGGTTCTCATATAAAGAACGCCCGAATCTTTATTATCCATTGGAAGATCCAAGTACAGGAATTTTTTACCCTCCTAATCCAGATCGAGTATGGGTATATGCTACTGAAAAGAGGCTGAAACCAGGTCAAAAGGTGCAAGCTAAGACAATGGAGGAATTCATTGCTTTGAAACAAATATTGTTCCCGCGAGATGATCAGCGCGTTGTTGTTTGGGAGACGGTGAATGACCTGCTTAACGCGATTGATAGTGGTGACGTGCCTATGTCTGGTAAGACCCCTTTATTGCGACGTGGACTGCCTGGCTTAGATTGTTTTGTTGGAGTCCCTGTAGGCTTTGGTAGACCCCAGTTTAAGCGTTACAAAGCAGACTTGAAAAATAAGAGGCAGCCTCTTTCGAGCTGGATCGTCCCTAGGTTTGAAATAGATGAATACGATGCGCCAAGTAGCTTCGTGTCCACAACGAATAAGGAAGGCGCAAATGGCATTGCTGAAATTTTTGGCAGCCGAGTTTTCAACTATGCGAAACCGCTAACTCTTTTAAGGCACTTACTTGATCAGGCAACAGGCCCTGATGATATCGTACTTGATTTCTTTGCTGGGAGTGGCACCACTGGCCATGCAGTCATGGAACTGAACGAGAAGGATGGAGGTAATCGGAAATTCATTCTGTGCTCTAGCACTGAAGCTACTAAGCGTGAGCCAGACAAAAATATATGTCGGGACATTTGTGCAGAGCGCATTAGAAGAGTGTTAAAGGCTAGGCAGAGAGATGGTATTAATAATGCCAATGAAGGCTTTGCATATCTTAGCCTAGATCTTGTTGAAGAGGCTGATCTTGATTTCGAAGGAATGCCTGATCATGCCAGTGCTCTAGTTGCACTTCGCAAAACAGGTCTTTTGCGATCTCACTTAGAGGATGATGACATATTAGTGGCAGCAGAAGATGAAACAGCCGCCATTTTGATATGCCGTCGGGTAACAGAAAAAACCCTCTCACAGTTATCACAGTGGCCGGCTCAGAGATTGGTTATTTACTCACCTCGGCCAGACTCGGTGCGCAGTGCGTTAGCAGAACATCGAACAATCGATTCTTTCCCTCTAGATGATGCTTTTCGCCGAGCTCAAAGCGTACGTAAAGCTTTTGAGGAGGAGTTGATCGAATGA
- a CDS encoding TniQ family protein has translation MPWALNVPLLPDESLSSWLVRTALRQGCDPLALTGAIWPKWRIWTRDIDREIPDVRMSPLVNASGIPSSEFQKSALRYDCERIAGYSLPETRTWPWLLALGTRNRTHHGGQQFCPLCFMEDSAPYLRRQWRFAWHTGCSVHGVQLVDDCPACTAPIEPHRLIAEDVHIAQCGRCKYDLRKTICTALSLEELAFQKMADSILKQDIATVGENSVAVAEWFSIAVFFLGVVRRASRRPESAFADALGSLGIPITASMMPLSGLAFELLPASERRELLVAVKHLLSIDLEETVETFINADVKATALHDQRKPPPIALLPMIALLSDSPSVTHCHRTPPSHHPKTERAVRASWARLKRRMKAEPPS, from the coding sequence ATGCCTTGGGCGCTCAATGTGCCATTGCTGCCTGATGAGTCACTTTCTTCATGGTTAGTCAGGACGGCGTTGAGGCAGGGTTGTGATCCTTTGGCGCTTACGGGGGCTATCTGGCCAAAATGGCGCATTTGGACGCGGGACATCGATAGAGAAATTCCTGATGTGCGAATGAGTCCATTAGTAAACGCTTCAGGCATCCCATCCTCTGAGTTTCAGAAATCTGCATTACGCTATGATTGCGAAAGAATTGCTGGTTACTCTTTACCGGAAACCCGCACCTGGCCCTGGTTGCTAGCACTGGGCACAAGAAATCGGACACACCATGGTGGTCAGCAATTTTGTCCTTTGTGCTTTATGGAAGATTCAGCCCCCTATCTTCGCCGACAATGGCGATTTGCTTGGCATACAGGTTGTAGCGTGCATGGTGTACAACTGGTAGATGACTGCCCTGCATGCACAGCCCCTATCGAGCCCCATCGGCTGATAGCCGAGGATGTGCATATAGCTCAGTGTGGCCGGTGCAAATACGATTTGCGTAAGACCATATGCACAGCACTTTCGCTTGAAGAGTTAGCCTTTCAGAAGATGGCGGATAGTATTTTAAAGCAAGATATAGCCACGGTTGGTGAAAACTCTGTCGCCGTTGCAGAATGGTTTTCAATCGCTGTCTTTTTCCTCGGTGTGGTACGGCGCGCAAGTCGACGTCCTGAGTCAGCATTTGCTGATGCTCTAGGATCTTTAGGTATACCGATTACTGCTAGCATGATGCCCTTGTCAGGATTGGCGTTTGAGCTGCTGCCTGCTTCCGAGCGTAGAGAATTACTCGTTGCGGTTAAACATTTGCTGAGTATTGATCTAGAGGAAACTGTTGAAACTTTTATTAATGCCGATGTAAAGGCTACAGCGCTTCATGATCAACGAAAACCCCCACCGATAGCTCTTTTGCCGATGATAGCCCTCTTATCCGATAGCCCGAGCGTAACTCATTGCCATCGCACACCACCAAGCCATCATCCTAAAACGGAGCGTGCTGTCAGAGCATCATGGGCGCGATTAAAGCGCAGAATGAAAGCGGAGCCACCCTCATGA